The genomic window CGGGACGCTTGTAGAGGAGGCCCGGGTCTCAGCTGGTAGCCGTGTGCTCGACGTGGCCTCAGGCGACGGGAACACAGCGCTCGCCGCCGCCGAGCGTGGCGCGTACGTAACAGCCCTTGATCTGTCGCGCTCGCAGATCGAACTGGGACGCAGCCGCGCTCTGGCGCGAGCTCAATCCGTCTCCTGGGTGGAAGGGCGTGGGGAGCGCCTGCCCTTCGCGGATGAGAGTTTCGACTTCGCTCTCGATTCGCTTGGCGACGTGCTCAATAGCACCTGGGGCGATGCCGCTGTGGCAGAGATGTTCCGGGTGGTGCGACCTGGAGGCATCGTCGGCATCATCGACTGGACAAACGAGGACTTCTGGGGCGGGCTGGAAGAGCTTTCTTCGGATATCGCTTCTGGAACGGCTGGAGAGCCCTACCTAC from Actinomycetota bacterium includes these protein-coding regions:
- a CDS encoding methyltransferase domain-containing protein, giving the protein MELKIDRFAAGDYSFWSRMFVPISGTLVEEARVSAGSRVLDVASGDGNTALAAAERGAYVTALDLSRSQIELGRSRALARAQSVSWVEGRGERLPFADESFDFALDSLGDVLNSTWGDAAVAEMFRVVRPGGIVGIIDWTNEDFWGGLEELSSDIASGTAGEPYLPPWGQEDHVRAALQPRAHDMDIRRHAIHPRFDSVDHFCNELLEKDAYVLDFKGKLSLEQWQDFCDELPRLAAAWNTSDDGSLVFKLTYLQTVARKRVPRERSHA